From a single Strix uralensis isolate ZFMK-TIS-50842 chromosome 27, bStrUra1, whole genome shotgun sequence genomic region:
- the PGPEP1 gene encoding pyroglutamyl-peptidase 1 isoform X1 translates to MKSQAARIDSCWVFTPASPASSLGLGGGMEGGQSSAPIKSGLVHFIHSPGSIAGSGTSSLCTRDFANKSSSPPPGPPAACAMPRVLRDVRAALTCLLLLLLLASVELRPPPWDEDRLQLEAIKKGILERLGMPAPPVIQHRLDQESIRRAQQLYQQKVAELTGNRSREEEEEEGAMPRTRHLHHLTPTLLRWPDTPQGHQDPPGDRDPPGDQDPRAPYRYHLLLSRTETFHRQLRVVQAELKLFKQSLASPGMSPFDASVSPRVSIYTLRGAHGTPQLLRSQELDRDALSLDLTAAVQPWATGPEDTLRLELAFTANISALLATSGGETLVLEVETHETTGRGARRARGLEEECGKSDGKCCLKSLKVSFQDIGWSDWVIAPNSYYMRFCEGSCPHNYKPASMHAQIKARMHSLSKATPPPCCVPAGYDPMVLMHYDGEGRLVSTLFEDMLVTKCHCA, encoded by the exons ATGAAGTCCCAGGCGGCGAGGATTGATTCCTGCTGGGTGTTTACTCCGGCGTCACCCGCCAGCAGCCTGGGACTGGGAGGGGGGATGGAGGGCGGGCAAAGTTCGGCTCCTATAAAGTCAGGTCTGGTCCACTTCATTCATTCCCCTGGCAGCATCGCCGGGAGCGGCACGTCCAGCCTTTGCACAAGAGATTTTGCAAATAAATCCTCCTCCCCCCCACCGGGACCGCCGGCTGCCTGCGCGATGCCGAGGGTGCTGCGGGACGTCAGGGCCGCCCTcacctgcctcctgctcctgctgcttctcgCCAGCGTGGAGCTGAGACCCCCCCCGTGGGACGAGGACAGGCTCCAGCTGGAAGCCATCAAAAAGGGGATCCTGGAGCGGTTGGGGATGCCGGCTCCCCCCGTCATCCAGCACCGCCTGGACCAGGAGAGCATCCGGCGGGCGCAGCAGCTGTACCAGCAGAAAGTGGCTGAGCTGACGGGGAACCGgagccgggaggaggaggaggaggagggagccatGCCCAGGACCAGGCACCTGCATCACCTGACCCCCACAT TGCTGCGCTGGCCAGACACCCCCCAGGGACACCAGGACCCCCCAGGAGACCGGGACCCCCCGGGAGACCAGGACCCCCGTGCTCCCTACCGCTACCATCTTCTCCTCTCCCGCACCGAGACTTTCCATCGGCAGCTCCGGGTGGTGCAGGCGGAGCTGAAGCTCTTCAAGCAGTCGCTGGCATCCCCTGGCATGTCCCCGTTCGATGCCTCAGTGTCCCCCCGGGTCAGCATCTACACGCTGCGGGGGGCTCACGGGACCCCCCAGCTCCTGCGTAGCCAAGAGCTGGACCGTGATGCCCTGAGCCTGGACCTCACGGCGGCCGTCCAGCCTTGGGCTACTGGTCCCGAGGACACGCTGCGCCTGGAGCTGGCCTTCACGGCCAACATCTCAGCCTTGCTGGCCACCTCGGGGGGCGAGACGCTGGTGCTGGAGGTGGAAACTCATGAGACCACGGGCCGGGGGGCCAGGAGAGCGCGGGGTCTGGAggaggagtgtgggaagagcgATGGGAAGTGTTGCCTCAAGTCGCTCAAGGTCTCCTTCCAGGACATCGGCTGGTCAGACTGGGTCATCGCCCCCAACAGCTACTACATGAGGTTCTGCGAAGGTTCCTGTCCCCACAACTACAAGCCGGCCAGCATGCACGCCCAGATCAAGGCCCGCATGCACTCCCTCTCCAAAGCCACCCCGCCGCCCTGCTGCGTCCCCGCCGGCTACGACCCCATGGTGCTGATGCACTACGACGGCGAGGGCAGGCTGGTCTCCACCCTCTTCGAGGACATGCTGGTCACCAAGTGCCACTGTGCCTGA
- the LRRC25 gene encoding leucine-rich repeat-containing protein 25, which translates to MGGGSAQAGVADPPVSHPGARRSGGAMGHPAAPLMLLLLLHPAAPSPPCFDVPPGAPAELDLANSSHQCAELDWGPFQQQSRLWLSRNGIAALSPSSRVGPGLQELDLSWNRLRELPPAFLSRARGLRHLQLQHNRLRELPDGFFTNATALQSLRLEGNPLPAVPPTAFQASLRLLAVPCRCDVVGSVLAPCACSQPGCSGPQCRCLTAHDDSFNVTDFHARECHGNVGLVAGVAAGVAASMAVLLVVTAVVCYRRRKAAAGVGGAGSGKWESAAAHGQPRYISRAGEVGAAGAAPDYENVFVSPCTAPAAARGWTPGWPEERFSPQVPVDDDYFLESEAAPGDQPIYANTQSPTEDNVYVIPNQ; encoded by the exons ATGGGGGGGGGGTCTGCTCAGGCGGGTGTTGCTGACCCCCCTGTTTCCCACCCAGGCGCCCGGCGCAGTGGAGGGGCCATGgggcaccctgcagcccccctcatgctgctgctgctgctgcaccccgCGGCCCCCTCGCCCCCCTGCTTCGACGTGCCTCCGGGTGCCCCGGCCGAGCTGGATTTGGCCAACAGTAGCCACCAATGTGCCGAGCTGGACTGGGGCCCCTTCCAGCAGCAGAGCCGGCTGTGGCTGAGCCGGAACGGCATCGCCGCCCTGAGCCCCTCATCCCGCGTCGGGccggggctgcaggagctggaccTGTCGTGGAACCGGCTGCGGGAGCTGCCACCCGCCTTCCTGAGCCGCGCGCGGGGGCTGCggcacctccagctgcagcacaacCGCCTGCGGGAGCTGCCGGACGGTTTCTTTACCAACGCCACGGCTCTGCAAAGCCTTCGACTGGAGGGCAACCCCCTGCCCGCCGTGCCCCCCACCGCCTTCCAGGCCAGCCTGCGGCTCCTGGCCGTGCCGTGCCGCTGCGACGTGGTGGGCAGCGTCCTGGCACCCTGCGCCTGCTCCCAGCCTGGGTGCTCGGGGCCTCAGTGCCGCTGCCTCACGGCCCACGACGACTCCTTCAACGTCACCGATTTCCACGCCCGTGAATGCCATGGCAATGTGGGGCTGGTGGCTGGGGTGGCCGCTGGGGTGGCTGCCAGCATGGCCGTGCTGCTGGTGGTCACCGCCGTGGTTTGCTACCGGCGGAGGAAAGCGGCCGCTGGCGTTGGTGGCGCGGGGTCAGGCAAGTGGGAGTCCGCTGCGGCCCACGGGCAGCCCCGCTACATCAGCCGGGCCGGTGAGGTCGGCGCCGCCGGTGCTGCACCCGACTATGAGAACGTCTTCGTCAGCCCCTGCACCGCCCCGGCTGCTGCGCGGGGCTGGACACCGGGATGGCCGGAGGAGCGGTTCAG cccccaggtCCCGGTGGATGACGATTATTTCCTGGAGAGCGAGGCCGCCCCCGGGGACCAGCCCATCTACGCCAACACACAGAGCCCCACCGAGGACAATGTCTACGTCATCCCCAACCAgtga
- the SSBP4 gene encoding single-stranded DNA-binding protein 4 isoform X3, with the protein MYAKGKGSGVPSDGQAREKLALYVYEYLLHVGAQKSAQTFLSEIRWEKNITLGEPPGFLHSWWCVFWDLYCAAPDRRETCEHSSEAKAFHDYSAAAAPSPVMGNLPPGDGIPGGPMPPAFFQPFMSPRYPGGPRPPLRMPNQPPVGVPGSQPLLPNAMDPAARSQGHPGMGGPMQRMNPPRGMAGMGPQTYGSGMRPPPSSLAGPGIPAMNMGPGGRGPWPNPNANSIAYSSSSPGNYVGPPGGGGPPGTPILPSPGDSTNSSENMYTMMNPIGPAGNRPNFPMGPGPEGPMGGMSAMEPHHMNGSLGSGDMDGLPKSSPSNLGALSNPPGTPRDDAELSSNFLNPFQSDSYSPSMTMSV; encoded by the exons ATGTACGCCAAGGGCAAGGGCTCCGGCGTGCCCTCGGACGGCCAGGCCCGCGAGAA GCTGGCGCTGTACGTCTACGAGTACCTGCTGCACGTGGGGGCCCAGAAATCGGCCCAGACCTTCCTGTCGGAG ATCCGATGGGAGAAGAACATCACGCTGGGCGAGCCCCCCGGCTTCCTGCACTCCTGGTGGTG CGTCTTCTGGGACCTGTATTGTGCCGCTCCCGACCGCCGGGAAACCTGTGAGCACTCCAGCGAGGCCAAAGCCTTCCACGACTAC AgtgcggcggcggcgcccagcCCGGTGATGGGGAACCTGCCCCCCGGTGACGGCATCCCGGGGGGGCCCATGCCCCCCGCCTTCTTCCAG CCCTTCATGTCCCCCCGCTACCccggcggcccccggcccccgctcCGGATGCCGAACCAG CCTCCCGTGGGTGTCCCCGGCTCCCAGCCGCTGCTGCCCAACGCCATGGATCCGGCCGCGCGGTCGCAGG GGCATCCCGGCATGGGGGGCCCGATGCAGCGCATGAACCCCCCGCGAGGCATGGCCGGCATGGGCCCCCAG acCTACGGCAGCGGGAtgcgccccccccccagctcgcTGGCCGGCCCCGGCATTCCCGCCATGAACAT GGGCCCCGGTGGCCGCGGGCCCTGGCCGAACCCCAACGCCAACTCC ATCGCCTACTCCTCCTCGTCCCCTGGGAACTATGTG GGTCCTCCCGGGGGTGGgggcccccccggcacccccatcCTGCCCAGCCCCGGAG ACTCCACCAACTCCAGTGAGAACATGTACACCATGATGAACCCCATCGGGCCCGCGGGGAACCGGCCGAAC TTCCCAATGGGGCCCGGACCTGAGGGTCCCATGGGCGGCATGAGCGCGATGGAGCCACATCACATGAACGGATCCTTAG GCTCCGGGGACATGGACGGGCTGCCAAAG agCTCCCCCAGTAACTTGGGGGCCCTGAGCaacccccccggcaccccgcgGGACGACGCCGAGCTGAGCAGCAATTTCTTAAACCCCTTCCAAAGCGACAGC TACTCGCCCAGCATGACAATGAGCGTGTGA
- the SSBP4 gene encoding single-stranded DNA-binding protein 4 isoform X2: MYAKGKGSGVPSDGQAREKLALYVYEYLLHVGAQKSAQTFLSEIRWEKNITLGEPPGFLHSWWCVFWDLYCAAPDRRETCEHSSEAKAFHDYSAAAAPSPVMGNLPPGDGIPGGPMPPAFFQGPAGSQPSPHAQPPPHNPGAPMLGPHNQPFMSPRYPGGPRPPLRMPNQPPVGVPGSQPLLPNAMDPAARSQGHPGMGGPMQRMNPPRGMAGMGPQTYGSGMRPPPSSLAGPGIPAMNMGPGGRGPWPNPNANSIAYSSSSPGNYVGPPGGGGPPGTPILPSPGDSTNSSENMYTMMNPIGPAGNRPNFPMGPGPEGPMGGMSAMEPHHMNGSLGSGDMDGLPKSSPSNLGALSNPPGTPRDDAELSSNFLNPFQSDSYSPSMTMSV, translated from the exons ATGTACGCCAAGGGCAAGGGCTCCGGCGTGCCCTCGGACGGCCAGGCCCGCGAGAA GCTGGCGCTGTACGTCTACGAGTACCTGCTGCACGTGGGGGCCCAGAAATCGGCCCAGACCTTCCTGTCGGAG ATCCGATGGGAGAAGAACATCACGCTGGGCGAGCCCCCCGGCTTCCTGCACTCCTGGTGGTG CGTCTTCTGGGACCTGTATTGTGCCGCTCCCGACCGCCGGGAAACCTGTGAGCACTCCAGCGAGGCCAAAGCCTTCCACGACTAC AgtgcggcggcggcgcccagcCCGGTGATGGGGAACCTGCCCCCCGGTGACGGCATCCCGGGGGGGCCCATGCCCCCCGCCTTCTTCCAG GGACCTGCGGGCTCTCAGCCATCACCCCACGCCCAACCTCCGCCCCACAACCCCGGGGCCCCCATGTTGGGGCCGCACAACCAG CCCTTCATGTCCCCCCGCTACCccggcggcccccggcccccgctcCGGATGCCGAACCAG CCTCCCGTGGGTGTCCCCGGCTCCCAGCCGCTGCTGCCCAACGCCATGGATCCGGCCGCGCGGTCGCAGG GGCATCCCGGCATGGGGGGCCCGATGCAGCGCATGAACCCCCCGCGAGGCATGGCCGGCATGGGCCCCCAG acCTACGGCAGCGGGAtgcgccccccccccagctcgcTGGCCGGCCCCGGCATTCCCGCCATGAACAT GGGCCCCGGTGGCCGCGGGCCCTGGCCGAACCCCAACGCCAACTCC ATCGCCTACTCCTCCTCGTCCCCTGGGAACTATGTG GGTCCTCCCGGGGGTGGgggcccccccggcacccccatcCTGCCCAGCCCCGGAG ACTCCACCAACTCCAGTGAGAACATGTACACCATGATGAACCCCATCGGGCCCGCGGGGAACCGGCCGAAC TTCCCAATGGGGCCCGGACCTGAGGGTCCCATGGGCGGCATGAGCGCGATGGAGCCACATCACATGAACGGATCCTTAG GCTCCGGGGACATGGACGGGCTGCCAAAG agCTCCCCCAGTAACTTGGGGGCCCTGAGCaacccccccggcaccccgcgGGACGACGCCGAGCTGAGCAGCAATTTCTTAAACCCCTTCCAAAGCGACAGC TACTCGCCCAGCATGACAATGAGCGTGTGA
- the SSBP4 gene encoding single-stranded DNA-binding protein 4 isoform X1 has translation MYAKGKGSGVPSDGQAREKLALYVYEYLLHVGAQKSAQTFLSEIRWEKNITLGEPPGFLHSWWCVFWDLYCAAPDRRETCEHSSEAKAFHDYSAAAAPSPVMGNLPPGDGIPGGPMPPAFFQPFMSPRYPGGPRPPLRMPNQPPVGVPGSQPLLPNAMDPAARSQGHPGMGGPMQRMNPPRGMAGMGPQTYGSGMRPPPSSLAGPGIPAMNMGPGGRGPWPNPNANSIAYSSSSPGNYVVSIGVRAGRGGAMLRANPLCPPPPPTHLPPFPPQGPPGGGGPPGTPILPSPGDSTNSSENMYTMMNPIGPAGNRPNFPMGPGPEGPMGGMSAMEPHHMNGSLGSGDMDGLPKSSPSNLGALSNPPGTPRDDAELSSNFLNPFQSDSYSPSMTMSV, from the exons ATGTACGCCAAGGGCAAGGGCTCCGGCGTGCCCTCGGACGGCCAGGCCCGCGAGAA GCTGGCGCTGTACGTCTACGAGTACCTGCTGCACGTGGGGGCCCAGAAATCGGCCCAGACCTTCCTGTCGGAG ATCCGATGGGAGAAGAACATCACGCTGGGCGAGCCCCCCGGCTTCCTGCACTCCTGGTGGTG CGTCTTCTGGGACCTGTATTGTGCCGCTCCCGACCGCCGGGAAACCTGTGAGCACTCCAGCGAGGCCAAAGCCTTCCACGACTAC AgtgcggcggcggcgcccagcCCGGTGATGGGGAACCTGCCCCCCGGTGACGGCATCCCGGGGGGGCCCATGCCCCCCGCCTTCTTCCAG CCCTTCATGTCCCCCCGCTACCccggcggcccccggcccccgctcCGGATGCCGAACCAG CCTCCCGTGGGTGTCCCCGGCTCCCAGCCGCTGCTGCCCAACGCCATGGATCCGGCCGCGCGGTCGCAGG GGCATCCCGGCATGGGGGGCCCGATGCAGCGCATGAACCCCCCGCGAGGCATGGCCGGCATGGGCCCCCAG acCTACGGCAGCGGGAtgcgccccccccccagctcgcTGGCCGGCCCCGGCATTCCCGCCATGAACAT GGGCCCCGGTGGCCGCGGGCCCTGGCCGAACCCCAACGCCAACTCC ATCGCCTACTCCTCCTCGTCCCCTGGGAACTATGTGGTGAGTATCGGGgtgcgcgcggggcgggggggggccatGCTGCGGGCAAACCcgctgtgccccccccctcccccaacccacctccctcctttccccccccaGGGTCCTCCCGGGGGTGGgggcccccccggcacccccatcCTGCCCAGCCCCGGAG ACTCCACCAACTCCAGTGAGAACATGTACACCATGATGAACCCCATCGGGCCCGCGGGGAACCGGCCGAAC TTCCCAATGGGGCCCGGACCTGAGGGTCCCATGGGCGGCATGAGCGCGATGGAGCCACATCACATGAACGGATCCTTAG GCTCCGGGGACATGGACGGGCTGCCAAAG agCTCCCCCAGTAACTTGGGGGCCCTGAGCaacccccccggcaccccgcgGGACGACGCCGAGCTGAGCAGCAATTTCTTAAACCCCTTCCAAAGCGACAGC TACTCGCCCAGCATGACAATGAGCGTGTGA